Sequence from the Camelus dromedarius isolate mCamDro1 chromosome 12, mCamDro1.pat, whole genome shotgun sequence genome:
CTTGACCTTGGCCACCTGACCCTCGACGTCTTCTCAGAGCTGAGTCACACATTCTGGGGAAGATAACACAGAAGTGATGTTGTGTCCTGCCTGGCATGTCATATCTGGGGTTTATGGTCACAGTGGCACCGAACGGTGACCCCTCGTGGTCACCATGACCACCTGATGGGTGGTGCCTGCCGGTTCTCCACTGCAGTCACTGGTTTTCCTGTTATCGGCAAACACCCTGGGTGAGACACCTGAGACTCTGCTCTCACCCTTTTGTGCTAAAACGGTCGTCCACTGAGCTCCACACCCGTTGGTGGCTCTTGCCAGAATGGCTATTACCCGGCCTTTGCCTAACTGGGATTTTAATGTCCCCGTTCCTTCCACGACTACCAGCCGTCATTCCGTGAGTAAGGGCTGGCTTTCCTCCCACCTGTGTTCACTCGGGTTTTCACTCACGGGGACGGACGGGTCCTGGGTTGTGCTCTGGTACGTTCCCCGCTGGGCCTGCTGAGGCCCTTCAGGTGTGCACTGCCCTCTGAGGTGCCGCGTCCTCTCCCACACGTGCTCGGAGCTGCTGCCTTGTCCAGGTTTGATTTCTCTCCTGGAGGTGGACACCTGCTGACGGGCCCCTCGGTAAGATGTGGAGATCCGCATCCGTACACGTGCCGGTGTCTGAAGTTTTCCAAGATGATCATATGCTTTTCCTGTTTCGTTTTAAGCTGTGTTGGTTGTCACCCACCTTGCCCAGTTCTTGGCCCACTGTCGGGTCACGGCCTGCTGTGTGAAATGACCAGGTGTCCGTCCACAGGCTGGACGACTGTGGCCTCACGGAGGTGCGGTGCAAGGACATCAGTTCCGCCCTCCGGGTCAACTCCTCCCTGACCGAGCTCAGCCTCGGCACCAATGAGCTGGGTGATGGCGGCGTGCACTTGGTGCTCCAGGGGCTGCAGAGCCCCACCTGCAAGATCCAGAAGCTCAGGTGAGGCTGCAGGGTCTGAGCCTGCTCGGCGGTCCGGGGAGGCTCCACTCACACCGCAGCCCTGCCTGTcatccctgggccctgggccctgggccctgaggCACACCTGAGCCCGGCCCAGCCGCCCTGTGGGCGCCCACACACGCGCCTTGCCCAGGCTCCTAGAGACGGGGGTGGCTTGTATCACGTGGGGCCCCGCTGACGGCCACGtactccagcctccagaactgctcCCTGACGGAGGCCGGCTGCGGGGCCCTGCCCGGCCTGCTGcgctccctgcccaccctgcagGAGCTGCACCTCAGCAACAACCCGCTGGGGGACGCCGGCCTGCAGCTGCTCTGCGAGGGGCTCCTGGACCCCAAGTGCCAACTGGAGAAGCTGCAGTGAGTGTGTGCCCGCTCCCCCTAGGCCCACCCCCTGCACCCACCTGTCCCCTgggaagccccctccccagctcatcAGCTTCAGGGAGCTTTGAGGGGGATCTCGGGGACCTGCAGACCTCCTGCTCCCTAACTCCCAGCTGAGGCCGGAGGAGCTGGCAGCTGGCCTATGACCCCGCGCTCAAGCAGGAGTGGCCGTGAGCACACGGGTGGGGTCAGCGGCCGAGGAAGGAAGCTGGGCCAGAAAGGCCCGGCTCAGGACAGGTGTTCTCTCTCCTGGGTCTCCGCCGCCCACTGTCCCGGGTGGGAAGGGAGGCCCTCGGCCTGCCGGCCCGGACGCATTCCTGCGAGTGAGGGGCTGGCCGGCCACCTGTCCCCAGGCTGGAGTACTGCAACCTGACTGCCGCCAGCTGCGAGCCCCTGGCTGCCGTGCTCAGGGCCACGCAGAAGCTGAAGGAGCTGGTGCTGAGCAACAATGACATCGGCGAGGCGGGCATCCGGACGCTGTGCCGGGGCCTGGCGGACTCTGCCTGCCAGCTGGAGACGCTCAAGTAAGGtctgggccggggtggggggttgcGGGCGGGGCTCCCCCGCTCCCGGCACCTCTTGTGTCCCCAGGCTGGAGAACTGTGGCCTCACGGCGGCCAACTGTAAGGACCTGTGTGGCATCCTGGCTGCCCAGGCCTCGCTGAGAGAGCTGGACTTAGGCAGCAACGCGCTGAGTGACGCGGGCGTCACGGACCTGTGTCCCGGGCTGCTGAGCCCCGGCTCCCAGCTCAGGACCCTGTGGTGAGTCGGCCCCCGGGCTGGGCGGGCAGGGCCTGCAGAGCGGCCGGGCGCGGCGGGGGACGTCCGAGAGTGCCGCTGTGCTGACACGGGGTCGGCATCGCCCCGCTGGCCCTGCAGTGACAGCCCAagcactccccctccccctcccccgcaggCTCTGGGAATGTGAGGTCACCACCAGCGGCTGCAGAGACCTGTGCCGCGTCCTCAGGGCCAAGGAGACCCTGAAGGAGCTCAGTCTGGCGGGCAACCACCTGGGTGACGAGGGCGCCCAACTGCTGTGTGAGAGCCTGCTGCAGCCCAGCTGCCAGCTGGAGATGCTGTGGTGAGCGTGCGCCCCGTGAGGAGGCTTGTGGCCTGGGGGCCGGAGCTTCCTcggagggagggcagggacgAGGTGCTGAGGTTGAGCTGCCCAGAAGCCAGGAGGAGCgggagggggccctgggaggggcgCCCCTCGGGCTCAGGTCTGCAGCGACCTCAGTCCCTGTCTGCCTCCCGCAGGGTGAAGTCCTGCAGCCTCACGGCCGCCTGCTGCCCCCACTTCGGCACCGTGCTGGCCCGGAACAAGCGTCTCCTGGAGCTGCAGCTGAGCAGCAACAAGCTGGGTGACGCGGGCGTCCAGGAGCTCTGCCGGGGCCTGCGCCAGCCCGGCTGCGTGCTGCGCGCGCTCTGGTGAGCCAGCGGGCGGAGCGCGAGTGTGCCTGCGCGGGGCGGCAGGGCCCCCTCCCGTGTGGGAGCCCTGTCCCCACGCAGCCTTCTGGGTGTCCTCTTCTCGGCCCCCACCCAGAGCAGCTTCCGCCCCGGCCTGTGCTCGCCTGCCTGCCAGGCCCTCGTCGGCGGGGCCCTGCTCCGTGCTGCCTGGCCTGAGCCGGCTCGTGCTCCCGGCACCGTGCGTGCTGGGTGCTGGCTGCACTGAAGGAGCGTGTCGTGCTCCAGGGTCCACTGCTGGCCTGGCGGGCCGGCCTCCAGGCTCCCTGTTCTGTCTTCCAGCCCAGCTGCTCAGCCTCTCACTTCTGCCGTCACTGTTTTTCCTCTGTTCTGTGTCCTTGCCTGTCTTCCACTGGTGGCTCCCCTGGGACGGTGGTCATCCCGGGCAGCAGGCGAAGGTGGGGCCGAGGAGCCCTAGACAGCCGGCCCTGCAGCTGAGCCCCAGGCGGGACCCTCCTGCATCCTGCCAGGGGACGCTGTCCTGCTTCCAGGGTCTTGGGGACACTCTGAAGTCAGGCGGGGAGAGGAGCTGTGGTCCCTGACACCTGGGTCTGCCCCAGCGAACCCGGCACGGCCCCTCGGCATGGTGGTCTTGTGGCGCTGGGGGCCCCTGGGCCTCGCGCTGCCGCCCCCCCCGCGGGAGCCGGCACCTCTAACCTTCCTTTGGCCCTCGTGCCTCCTGTCCCCAGCCATCCCCTTGGCCTCTGTAGAGCCTCCGCCCCACGCAGCCGGGCTCGGGGGTGAGGAAGCAAGGAGTTGGGGTGCTGAGTCCAGCCTGTGGCCGCTGTGCCCGCAGAGGGGAGCTCTGCGCCTCCAGGCTGAGGTGGGGGGAGAGCTGTGACGCCGGGGCCACGAGCATGGCCCAGGTCACTAGGCCGGTCACTGGTGCCCTCTGCCCCAACCTCTGCCCTGCTCTCCACCCAGGCTGGGGGACTGCGACGTGTCTAACAGCGGCTGTGGCGGGCTCGCGGCGCTCCTGCTGGCTAACCAGAGCCTGCGCGAGCTGGACCTGAGCAACAACTGCATGGGCGACCCTGGCGTCCTGCAGCTGCTGGGCAGCCTGGAGCAGCCCGGCTGTGCCCTGGAGCAGCTGGTGTAagtgggcggcggcggcgggggcgggcgggCACGCGGGTACGCGGGCGGGCACGGCCCACCCTGCCTCTCCTTTCACAGCCTCTACGACATCTACTGGACGGAAGAGGTGGAGGACCGCCTGAGGGCCCTGGAGAGGAGCAAGCCCAGCCTGAGGGTCATCTCCTGAGGCGCCGCCGTGCACGGCCCGCCTCCCCTCTCGGGGTGTCCCAGCTTTAACTGAGAGAAACGCTCAAATCAACTTATCTCTGCGAGAGAATTTTAGGCACTTTATAATCATTAAACACTTTTGTGGCAAGAGGGGTCCTTGTCCGTCCTTGTGGTTCCTGCGAGGTGCTGGTGTCGAGGGAGCAACGTTTTCGCGAGGCTCTTGCTGCCCGATAACCACAAACTGAGCAGCCTTAAGTGAGTTCTGGGCCAGGCCTGGCCGTGGATGTGCCCGAGCTACCTGGGTGCTGGCAGGGTCCTGCTCCCTGCGGTCCTGGAGGCCACCTCCCCCCACAGGCGTTCACGTCCTCAGGGTCTGCGAGGACGGTGTCCTGCCCACACTGAGGGGCACCAGAACGTCCCCCTGCCCTCAGAGGGACAGCAGCCTCTGGTCGTCAGCAGCTCACCTGGGCGCCTGGCATGTGGGCCTGAAACCCGGCTGGGAGCTGCTcccggctcccggctcccggcTGCACCTGTAAATGGCCAGCTTCGGAACGCGTTCCTGGTGGAGGCCAGAGCCCCGTGGATGGGAGGGTAGGGTCCTCCTCCGTCTAGCTGGCCTCACCGTGCCACAGGTGGGTAGCAAAGGGGTGACCTGCCCTGACCAGCACAGTCGAGCAGACACTGGGCAGCTTTCAAAGGGTCTGGTCCTTGGGCAATAACTTCTGTTGCTGCAAAAGCCCTTCGAGTTGCCCAGGACCCTGGCTTCTAAACACTCCCACTGGAAGGAAGCAGCTGCCCTCGGGTCTGGGCAGGAGATGCACAAGGTGGGCCTGTGTGCATTTCGCGCCAGAAACCAGCGGGGGTCTCCACCccatagggagggagggaggcaggctgtgACCCAGAGTGACCACAAACCCAGTGACTTGAACCTCGGGCGGAGCTAGCTGGGCGGACAGGACACCTGGTGTCCCTGCAGTGGGTCTGCCCAGAGCAAAGCTGACGCAGGGACAGCAGCAGGCGGGCCTCTGGGTGGGGCACACTGAGACCCCCGTCACACACCCCCAAAGCGAGGTCAGCTC
This genomic interval carries:
- the LOC105106481 gene encoding ribonuclease inhibitor isoform X1; translation: MGPIRVIRGVLPISRSLTWSYLQRPLCHVRDSLPYLPAYWLVQFITATADNRWSLPPSPVWRVSGETSPPAMNLDIQCEELSDSRWTELLPLIQQYEVVRLDDCGLTEVRCKDISSALRVNSSLTELSLGTNELGDGGVHLVLQGLQSPTCKIQKLSLQNCSLTEAGCGALPGLLRSLPTLQELHLSNNPLGDAGLQLLCEGLLDPKCQLEKLQLEYCNLTAASCEPLAAVLRATQKLKELVLSNNDIGEAGIRTLCRGLADSACQLETLKLENCGLTAANCKDLCGILAAQASLRELDLGSNALSDAGVTDLCPGLLSPGSQLRTLWLWECEVTTSGCRDLCRVLRAKETLKELSLAGNHLGDEGAQLLCESLLQPSCQLEMLWVKSCSLTAACCPHFGTVLARNKRLLELQLSSNKLGDAGVQELCRGLRQPGCVLRALWLGDCDVSNSGCGGLAALLLANQSLRELDLSNNCMGDPGVLQLLGSLEQPGCALEQLVLYDIYWTEEVEDRLRALERSKPSLRVIS
- the LOC105106481 gene encoding ribonuclease inhibitor isoform X2, with the protein product MNLDIQCEELSDSRWTELLPLIQQYEVVRLDDCGLTEVRCKDISSALRVNSSLTELSLGTNELGDGGVHLVLQGLQSPTCKIQKLSLQNCSLTEAGCGALPGLLRSLPTLQELHLSNNPLGDAGLQLLCEGLLDPKCQLEKLQLEYCNLTAASCEPLAAVLRATQKLKELVLSNNDIGEAGIRTLCRGLADSACQLETLKLENCGLTAANCKDLCGILAAQASLRELDLGSNALSDAGVTDLCPGLLSPGSQLRTLWLWECEVTTSGCRDLCRVLRAKETLKELSLAGNHLGDEGAQLLCESLLQPSCQLEMLWVKSCSLTAACCPHFGTVLARNKRLLELQLSSNKLGDAGVQELCRGLRQPGCVLRALWLGDCDVSNSGCGGLAALLLANQSLRELDLSNNCMGDPGVLQLLGSLEQPGCALEQLVLYDIYWTEEVEDRLRALERSKPSLRVIS